In the Gemmatimonadota bacterium genome, CGCTCCGTGGCCAAGGACCCTTCGGCCGGTTCCCTCTGCCGGAAGTCGCTCGCGGCGGGAATCCCAGCCCACAGCGACTCGTCCAGCACGGCGTCGATGACGGGTGCCGTGCTCACCCTCGTGGCGGCAAGCTGTTGGGCGATCTGGCCGGGCTGCGGCGGCGTGGGCTGCAAGAATGCGGCAAGCAAGGCCGCGGAGGCGACGTTCAAGGCACCCTGGAGGGCCTACCGCCTCGTCCGTCACCACCGCTCACCGTCGACACCTTACGCCGCAACCTTCCGCCACACTTCATGATTGTTCCCGTTGTTCGAGACCAGGTTCATGACGTCGCCCTCGATCCGAATCTCGGAGAGCACTTCGTCGCCAAGCTCTCCATCGGCGCTGGCCTCCTCGGCGTCGAGCAGAATCCGGTCGCCGTCGATCGCGAACGTGCCTGATTCCGTGGCTCGGCGCGTCCGGCGAACGCCGACGGCCCCGATATGGACGGCGAACTCCACCGAGTACGTGGCCGCCCAGCAAGAGCAGCGAGATGAACAGCATATTCCCCAGGACGAAGTGCGGCTTAGCGATCGTCATACGGTGTACCGAGCCAGCCCGGTCGTTCTCAACACGTCGTGCCTCTTTGTGACGATCACGCCTTCAGCGCCGTCCAGCCGCTCGAGCAGCCGCAAGCCGTCCGCGGGACCGAGGACCAGGACCGCGGTGGACAGCGCGTCAGCGTCCATGGCGGTGCCCGCGACAACTGTGACTGAGCTGGTGTGGTCAGGCGATCTGCCGGTCCTGGGATCGATGATGTGGTGGAAGCGCCTGTCTTCGGTGAACGTCTGCATATAGTCCCCGGAGGTCGCGATGCATTCCCCGCCAAGGCGCACCAGCCCCAGGTAGCCATCCATATCGTGAGGGTCCTGGATCCCAACCGTCCAGGGCTCATCGCCGGCCTCTCGCCCCCCCGACGCCATGTCTCCCCCGGCGTCGACCATGACCCGCTCAGCGCCGGCGCGGACGAGGACGTCCACGGTCCGGTCCACCACGTATCCCTTCGCGATGCCGTCCAATGTGACCGACATTCCCGGCTCATCGAAGAAGATGGACCGGTCGTCGATGTGGACACCGTGGTAGCCAACCAGCGCGAGTGCCGAGCGGACCTCCGAGTCACCGGGAAGGCCTTCCCCGCGCTCGAACCGTGACGAGTAGAGCCTCAGGAGCGGCGCGACCGTCACGTCGAAGGCGCCCCCGGTCAACGTCGAGTATTCGGTGGCTCGGCGCATGACCTCGATCAACTCAGGAGGAGCGTCGCGGACGGCCCCTTCGGCGTTGAGGCGCGCGACGGGCGTGCCCTGTCGATGTCGACTGAGGATGTCCTCGAGGCGCGCCATCTCATTGAAAGCATCCGCCACCATCGCCCGGGCGGCCGCGACCTCCGGGTGCACCACCGTCACGGTAACCAACGTCCCCATGCGAGTCCGTGTCTCACTCACCCTGTGAAGTCCAGCTCGTCGGAGGAGTCCGGCCACCAGACCTCCGCCGAGTGTGAGCGAGACCCCTGTGACCGCGGTGATCCTCAGGGCCTGGCGTCTGCTCAAGCGGCGCGGCTCGTTACCGGCCATCAGCCGCCCCCGCAGGGGTTCCGACCATCAACTGCACCAGTCGCGGCCGGACGTCCTCGATCTCATGGCGACAGACGCCGGACCGCTCGATCAGTTGGATCTCGCAGACATTGCAGCGCACGCATTCCTTGAAATCGATCTCGGACCCCCGGATGGCCCCCGTCGGACACTTTTGTTCGCAGACCTTGCAGAAGTCGCACTGCTCGACGCGTCGGATTCGCTTGAGCGAGATGAGCGACAAGACGCCGAGCGCGGCACCGAGCGGGCACGCGTATCGGCAGTAGAACCGTGGAATCACCACGGAAGCCGCGAGGAACGTCCCGGCGATCGCCCACAGCAGCAGGGAGGGACTCCGAAAGAAGACGGTCGCGAACGGCTCGAAGTACTGGTAGAGGCTCACGTGACTCCCGGCGAGCGCGGGGAGCACGATGATCGCCAGCACGCCGTACTTCACGTATAGCGCCCGGTCGTGAATGTCTTGGGGGAGGGGTCGCTGGAGACGACGCGGCACGAAGCGGTCGATCACGTCCTGGAGGGCACCGAACGGGCACAGGAATCCGCAGAAGACCCGCCCCCATATGAGGGTGGTAACGATCGTGAACACCAGCAGCAGCAGCAAAGGCAGATCGCCGAGGTAGACGCTCGGGCCTACCCAGATGCCGGCCGTGATATGGGATACCGAAAGAAAGCCACCATCTATGAAGCCCAGATACACGAGGGTGCCGGAGAGAGCGACCCAGCGCAGCATGGCCTTCTTGGCGAAGAAAGCGTTCGTGACGAGACCGAGCAGGATGACGAGCCCCGCCACCCGGCTCCAGGAGGTCCGGGCGAGCGTCCGGGCGAGGACCGTCTCCTCTTCGACGACTGCGAAGTCAAGCGTAACGGGGTCCCGTT is a window encoding:
- a CDS encoding FAD:protein FMN transferase, which gives rise to MSRRQALRITAVTGVSLTLGGGLVAGLLRRAGLHRVSETRTRMGTLVTVTVVHPEVAAARAMVADAFNEMARLEDILSRHRQGTPVARLNAEGAVRDAPPELIEVMRRATEYSTLTGGAFDVTVAPLLRLYSSRFERGEGLPGDSEVRSALALVGYHGVHIDDRSIFFDEPGMSVTLDGIAKGYVVDRTVDVLVRAGAERVMVDAGGDMASGGREAGDEPWTVGIQDPHDMDGYLGLVRLGGECIATSGDYMQTFTEDRRFHHIIDPRTGRSPDHTSSVTVVAGTAMDADALSTAVLVLGPADGLRLLERLDGAEGVIVTKRHDVLRTTGLARYTV